ATCCCCAAACTTTGGGCAACCATTAGTGGAAATATTTAAGGGTATTTAAAGAATGGCATAGGGGCGTTGAAATCCATATCTTATTGAATAGTGATTTACAAACTCAAGGGACATATATAAACACGAATCATTTTTTTAATCCTGAAGCTAAGGAAAAGCATGGAGGCacatgagaaatttttcatgtGACTGGAACACGGTAGTACATcacttgtttttatataagtggtcagaaattttattttttaagttattaattttttaacatacatatccTACTATTTGTATAGTGATACATAATATACTATCTCATGTGCTGGTcatattgaaaattttctcgAGGCGCTGAGGAGAAAATGATTGCGAAAATCACTTCCATTTATTAATGCATTCAGGGTTAAAATTGGAATTCCAAAGAACAGAAGAAAAAGACCAATTCACCCCCAACTAATCAACCAAACCGATAGGACTCTACCGAACTATAAATACCGAACGTAAATACTGGTCCTGCCCTTTCGCGTTTcgcaaaaccctaaacccaaaagcAAGGGAGGCGAAGGCGGTGCAGAAACAATGGCGAAGTCGATGAGATGCAAGAGAGAAAAGAGGCTGAGAGCCATTCGCAGAGAGATGGTGGAGCCCTACTACGACAAGAAAGACGAAGCTAAGCTTGCTGCCCAGGAAGCTGCCCTCGCTGCCCCTAAGCTTCCCGTACGGCCGCCTCCTAAATCCACCTCTGCTATGGAGGTCAGCACCACTAACGGCGCCTCCGCCTCCACGAGCAACATGGGTATGCTCTCTTTTGGTCGATACCCGTTTTAATTTTTTGCTAAATTCAACTACCCATGTTCTAATTTGTACTTAATTTGTTGGAAATTATGTGTTTCCAcccatttttcttcattttttttcattaccCATCTGCTAGTTTTGCTTAGATTTCTATCAATCCGCTTGCTTTTTGTGATGCCCTGCTCTTGCAATGTGCAATTTCGATACATATTGATTGAACAAATGGTCTTTTTATTGTTAACTCTTAACATATATGCATCCATAGATTGACAGACAGTACACGTTTTGTGATGGAATTATTGTTTAGGGAAAAACTGAAATTTTATTCAGCAACAGAGGGAAGAAAATTACTTTTCATTCCTTGCAATTTCTCTACAAAGTATATAATTGGAGTGTTTTGAAAGAGTGAACTTTTCGTCATCAAAACAACTAGAGTAGGTTTGTATTTTCGGAAGATACCATTCAAAAAGTGAGTTGTGTACTTGGGATTCTCATTTGTAAGTGGGGACATTGTAGCTGGGTTAAACACTAGGCAGAAGCTTTTAGTATGGAACTTTCTTGGAAGTTAATTTCAGTTTACAGCATGATTCCGATGCTTGGTTAATACATGTTGTCTGAAttcaaaattgattttaacgTAAAACGAACAAATCGAATTAGATGGGGGCAGGGGGTGCCTTGTTTCAGTAGTTTATTTCAAGCTATGTAGATTTTTAGTTTCTGCATCCCTTAGTGTTGGATATCTGCTCTAACTTTAACCAACTCTTGTCTTCAGAAAGTTTCTCAAGCGAGATAAAAGGGTAGGTCAGTTGGTGGGAATTATTGGCACATTGGGTTTGTAGCGTAAGTAATTAATAATATACATTGCCTTGATCACACATTTGGCGAGCTCATTTTTCAGAAAATTTAAGTGAGtacttattattattgtttagGTTGTATTCTCGTATTCTTATTCATAAATGTAATTATATGATGCCTGCATTTTGTATGATTATATTATGTAGGCAAGTGTTGATTTACAAAGTTTGAGTGTCCTTTTTGAGATGCATAGCAATTCGCATTGTCATTGACGTATAATATTTTCTAGCTACTCAgcatcaattaatttatttgtccgCTCTTTTCAACTTTAACCATGTGGATGTTGTATGCTTCTAATAGATGTGGACATGGATGCTGTCAATGAAAGAATAGCTGCATTGAAGCCTGCTG
This genomic interval from Malus domestica chromosome 05, GDT2T_hap1 contains the following:
- the LOC103435323 gene encoding uncharacterized protein; protein product: MAKSMRCKREKRLRAIRREMVEPYYDKKDEAKLAAQEAALAAPKLPVRPPPKSTSAMEVSTTNGASASTSNMDVDMDAVNERIAALKPAGGVSKKSKRVFKMGKRRRHGKGGKVKRRHI